The following coding sequences are from one Stigmatopora nigra isolate UIUO_SnigA chromosome 10, RoL_Snig_1.1, whole genome shotgun sequence window:
- the tmf1 gene encoding TATA element modulatory factor yields the protein MSWFNATHLSTFAKQALTTAQKSIDRVLDIKEDGQWSDGTVMPYDDVTLTEKLSLSGGWGMTQWEAPPEEKILTPPTSEAITTPVTRTVVDESENFFSAFLPPGDVQCVTSSQVVSVPPAKSQRQLQENENNKKNVLSMEKLETQKTTSADSSHDCQTDVDDQVVELESSEQETVLLQPVSPIENSDDISCSPDETRTNTSRVDHNSVSEDSVDSNTEWSQIKLDYPIGKSPSEPSESCTASTKSIQTTHSDPLTPQPSPDVQLEQKDSKPEDRQSDTPSPPVSAFSSGTSTTSDIEVLDHESVMSESSASSRQETGEGKSGLHLMHGSFQLLSTSACGDFPRLEDYPKLTESCGSSSDAFERIDSFSVQSLDSRSVSEINSDDEIPGSRTLASVTSGAAPQTDVSMGASENQEGELVETDFSLGASEKQEGELVERTSVVKEDENEECLTAAEREQSLDEMEESGRSVTPVNCEQPEHLVEPKHELEANVAQSDSEFIPANTEGSQSVSTVQIFELQKVIQELSGRLEKRESQLLAINKDKATVDEQCDNLRDEIIALKEESSTVQSLKDEFAQRIADTERKAQLACKERDIAKKEIKGLREELSLRLSSRDTMELIKEKEEQIRGLLEEGEKLSKQQLQHGNIIKKLRVKEKDSDTRLVKQQKKIKDLEDEVGHLQQVLEVKEEVEKQHRENIKKLNTAVECHEKEQSRLQISSEELLEKNRSLQAALDNSYKEIAELHKANASRASEVQAAALSREIQAKDLQTSALEKAQVEARMQQEALVDQVADLRMALQRAEQQQARKEDYLREEISDLQQRLQEAESRNQELSQNMASATRPLLRQIETLQASLGGQTASWEKIEKSMSDRLVEAQAQLAVAVEKEHAATEELLSNKCQLASLESQNSLLRQEKVRVLTLVETEKSRREKLEDENSREHIELVNLQGEHSRLLEEAKKEKLLLTNQLEMEKMKVEQEKKKCYLAQEALKEKSITHDLPASSTPSLSRSSSISAPDNVGLHSSMLSQDDSSDHTMGSGTMSMSVSGTNLYEVARLSGGSSIIENMQSQLKLREGEIAQLQLEICSLERSRSVMAEELVRLTNQNDEMEEQVTEIPKLRTEFKDLQSRHNTILQMYGEKAEEAEELKLDLEDVKSMFKTQIDELLKNQK from the exons ATGAGTTGGTTTAACGCAACTCATCTGTCCACCTTTGCCAAACAAGCATTAACAACAGCTCAGAAATCAATCGATCGTGTCTTGGATATAAAAGAAGACGGTCAATGGAGTGATGGTACTGTGATGCCGTATGACG ATGTGACTTTGACTGAAAAGTTATCATTAAGTGGAGGATGGGGGATGACCCAGTGGGAAGCACCACCTGAAGAAAAGATTTTGACTCCACCTACCTCTGAAGCCATCACTACACCCGTCACTCGGACTGTTGTGGATGAATCCGAAAACTTTTTTAGTGCCTTCCTGCCACCTGGAGATGTGCAATGTGTCACCTCCTCCCAGGTAGTGTCTGTACCCCCTGCTAAATCCCAGAGGCAGCTTCAGGAAAATGAGAAcaataagaaaaatgttttgtcaatGGAGAAACTAGAGACCCAAAAGACAACGTCTGCTGATTCATCTCACGATTGTCAGACCGATGTTGATGACCAAGTGGTGGAGCTTGAATCCTCGGAGCAGGAAACTGTCCTCCTCCAACCAGTTTCTCCAATTGAAAATTCTGATGACATTTCTTGTAGCCCGGATGAAACAAGGACCAATACAAGCAGAGTGGACCATAACTCAGTCAGTGAAGATTCTGTTGATTCTAACACAGAGTGGTCGCAGATTAAATTGGACTACCCGATTGGAAAAAGTCCATCAGAACCTTCCGAATCTTGTACAGCTTCTACTAAATCTATACAGACTACCCATTCTGATCCTCTAACCCCCCAACCTTCCCCGGATGTACAGCTAGAGCAAAAAGACTCAAAGCCAGAAGACCGTCAGAGTGACACCCCCTCCCCTCCAGTTAGTGCCTTCTCTTCAGGAACATCTACTACCAGTGATATTGAAGTATTGGACCATGAGAGTGTCATGAGCGAGAGCTCAGCTAGCTCTCGACAAGAGACAGGAGAAGGAAAGTCTGGCCTTCATTTGATGCATGGCTCCTTCCAACTTCTTTCCACCTCGGCGTGTGGAGATTTCCCTCGCCTCGAAGACTATCCAAAACTCACAGAGAGTTGCGGTTCATCTTCAGATGCCTTTGAGCGCATTGATTCGTTCAGCGTACAGTCACTGGATAGTCGGAGTGTCAGTGAGATTAACTCAGATGACGAAATCCCTGGCAGTCGGACACTCGCTTCTGTAACTTCGGGTGCTGCGCCTCAAACTGATGTTTCAATGGGTGCTAGTGAAAATCAGGAAGGTGAATTGGTGGAAACTGATTTTTCATTGGGTGCCAGTGAAAAGCAAGAAGGTGAATTGGTGGAAAGGACAAGTGTGGTAAAAGAGGATGAGAACGAGGAGTGCTTGACTGCAGCTGAGAGGGAGCAGTCTTTGGATGAGATGGAGGAGAGTGGACGCAGTGTGACGCCTGTGAATTGTGAACAACCTGAGCATTTGGTGGAGCCAAAACACGAGTTGGAGGCAAACGTTGCACAATCGGATTCCGAGTTTATTCCAGCAAACACAGAGGGAAGCCAAAGTGTCTCGACGGTCCAGATTTTTGAACTCCAGAAG GTCATTCAGGAGTTGTCTGGGCGTCTTGAAAAAAGAGAATCTCAGCTGCTGGCAATCAACAAGGACAAGGCTACAGTGGATGAACAGTGTGACAATCTTAGAGA TGAAATTATAGCTCTGAAGGAGGAGAGCTCCACAGTTCAATCCTTAAAAGATGAATTCGCACAGCGCATAGCGGACACTGAAAGGAAAGCTCAGCTGGCTTGTAAAGAGAGAGATATAGCCAAgaag GAAATAAAAGGCCTTCGAGAAGAACTATCTTTAAGACTCAGTTCCAGAGATACGATGGAGCTCATCAAAGAGAAGGAAGAACAGATCAGAGGCCTGCTGGAAGAAG GTGAAAAGTTATCCAAACAACAGCTTCAGCACGGTAACATCATTAAGAAGTTGCGTGTGAAGGAGAAGGACAGTGACACAAGACTGGTCaagcaacagaaaaaaatcaaggatCTGGAAGATGAAGTTGGACACCTACAGCAG gTATTGGAAGTGAAGGAAGAAGTCGAAAAACAGCACAGAGAAAACATCAAGAAACTGAACACAGCTGTTGAGTGTCATGAGAAGGAACAGAGCAGACTGCAAATCAGCTCCGAGGAACTGCTTGAGAAAAACAGAAGTCTCCAGGCAGCTCTTGATAACTCTTACAA GGAAATTGCAGAGCTTCACAAAGCTAATGCAAGCAGAGCCAGTGAGGTTCAAGCAGCTGCTCTAAGTAGGGAGATACAGGCCAAAGACTTACAAACTTCAGCTCTTGAAAAGGCTCAAGTGGAGGCCAGGATGCAGCAGGAGGCTCTTGTAGATCAG GTGGCTGACCTGAGAATGGCGCTTCAGAGGGCAGAGCAACAGCAGGCAAGGAAAGAAGATTATTTGAGAGAGGAGATCAGTGATTTGCAGCAG CGGCTCCAAGAGGCTGAGTCAAGAAACCAAGAGCTCAGTCAAAATATGGCTTCGGCAACGAGGCCTTTGTTACGTCAAATTGAGACCCTGCAGGCTTCCCTGGGTGGACAAACAGCATCATGGGAAAAAATAGAGAAGAGCATGTCTGATAGGCTTG TGGAAGCCCAGGCACAACTAGCTGTTGCAGTTGAGAAGGAACATGCCGCAACAGAAGAATTACTCTCCAATAAGTGCCAGCTGGCCTCGCTTGAGTCCCAGAATTCCTTGCTTCGCCAGGAAAAGGTCAGAGTCCTCACACTTGTGGAGACTGAGAAGAGTAGAAGAGAAAAACTGGAAGATGAAAACAGCAG GGAGCATATTGAGTTGGTGAATCTCCAAGGAGAGCACAGTCGCCTGCTTGAAGaagcaaagaaagaaaag CTCCTGCTCACTAATCAACTagagatggaaaaaatgaaggtagaacaggagaagaaaaaatgttactTGGCACAAGAGGCACTCAAAGAAAAG AGCATAACCCATGATCTCCCAGCTTCTTCTACACCTTCACTGTCCCGCTCAAGCTCCATTAGTGCGCCTGACAACGTTGGTTTGCACTCATCTATGCTTTCACAG GATGACTCCTCAGACCATACAATGGGAAGTGGAACAATGTCCATGTCAGTGAGTGGAACAAACTTGTATGAAGTCGCCCGATTGTCGGGTGGCTCCAGCATCATAGAGAATATGCAGTCCCAACTCAAACTGAGGGAAGGAGAGATTGCACAGTTACAG CTCGAGATTTGTAGTCTGGAAAGGAGTCGTTCTGTCATGGCAGAGGAGTTGGTAAGACTCACTAATCAAAATGATGAGATGGAGGAGCAGGTGACAGAGATCCCTAAGTTACGAACTGAATTCAAG GATTTGCAGTCGAGGCACAATACCATCTTGCAGATGTATGGAGAAAAAGCTGAAGAGGCAGAGGAGCTAAAGCTGGATCTGGAAGATGTGAAGAGCATGTTTAAAACCCAAATTGACGAACTGCTAAAGAACCAGAAATga